Below is a window of Pseudomonas sp. B21-040 DNA.
GCTCCGCCGCCGGAATAAAACTGTCCGGCAGGATCATACGACCGGCTTCATCATGCAGGCGCAACAGAATCTCGATATGCCCGCCACCGCGCTCGGTATGCCCCAACGGCGCGATTTCCTGGGAGTACAGGCAAAACCGGTTCTCTTCCAGCGCCATGTGCAGGCGCTGCACCCACGCCATCTCGCCAAAACGCAGTGACAGTTCCGAGTCATCGGCGTGATAGACCTGAACCCGATTGCGCCCTTTTTCCTTGGCCATGTAACACGCCATATCCGCGGCGCGCAAGGAAGCCTCCAGGGTTGTAGGCGGTTGCGCGACATGCACCAGCCCGATACTCACCGTGGTGACAAAGGGTCGCCCCTTCCAGACAAAATGCAGGTTCTGTACGGTCTGACGCAAACTTTCGGCAATCTTCTCGGCCGCTTCCGGTGCGCAGTTTTCCAGCAAGATACCGAACTCATCGCCCCCCAGCCGAGCCAGGGTGTCTCCTTCACGCAAACCGGATTGCAACAAGGCACAGATATGCCGCAGCAGCTCATCGCCCGCCGCGTGGCCGCAGGTGTCGTTGACCAGTTTGAATTGATCCAGATCGAGAAACATCAGGGCATGGCGCCCGGAATGCCGTGTCAGGTTGTGCAGTGCCTGCTCCAGTCGGAACTCGAACTCACGCCGGTTGGCGAGCCCGGTCAAGGCGTCATGTGTCGCCTGCCAGGACAGATTGGCAATGTATTGGCGCTCCTGCGTCATGTCGTGCAACACCAGAACGGTGCCGCTGACCTTGCCCGCATTGCGAATCGGCGAACCGACCAGCGTCACCGACACCGTGCTGCCATCGAGCCGCTGAATCAGTTTGGAATGTTCGCTGCCCCCACTGAGTTGACCACTCAGAATATGTTCGATCAGGGTGAACCCGTCAGCCTGGGCGTTTTCGTCCAGCAAGTTGAACAGCGCCGCCAGAGGCAAACCCGTCGCCTGTTCGGCTTTCCAGTGGGTCAGGGCCTCGGCGGCGGGGTTCATGTAGGCGATAGCGCCTTCGACATCCGTGGTGATCACCCCGTCGCCGATCGATTGCAAGGTGATCTGAGCCCGGTCTTTCTCCAGTTGCAGCGCCTCGGCGAACTCATGGCGCTGTTTGAGCAACTTGTGCGTACGCAGCAACGCAAGGGCAATCAGGCCCAGCGCCGTGGCGAGGTTGGTCACCAGCAATAACCGGAGAATCAAGCGAGAGCCCTCGCCCAATGCGTCGCTGAACGCTTTGGCGGCTGGCGTCACGGCATCGTTGATGGCGAGTATCTGGTCTCTCCAGCGTTTGATATCGGCAGATGTGACCTGACTGTCGGCCACGCGCCGGTGCATCTCTTGCGCAACCTCATCGAGCTGTAGCAGGTACGCGTCCCCCACCGTCCAGCGGTCGATGGCTTTTTCAAGGTAACTGAAGTGCCGAAAGTTGAGGTAGAGCCAGATCAGACTGGAAACGTCGTCCGGGTGGTTGCCGCCCTTGAGGATCGCCACTCGCGCGGCTTCGATATCAGGTGGCTGGTGGTCCAGCGCCAGGCGCAACTCGTGGCCACCCTGAGGTACAGCAATGGCTTTCTGGTATTTGAGAAAAATCGCCTCGTCGCGACTGTCCGCGTAAAGGTTGAGGTAATAGATGGCGTCTTTTTGCCCCTTCGACCACAAACTTTCACCGGCCACATAGCCGCGCACTGCCGACAGAACGTAAAGGCTGACGCCACCCAACAGGGCCTGAAACAGCACGACGGCAATAAATGGCCAGACAATGCCCAATAGCCGCGGCGTTCCGAGAGTCCGGGTTTGATTCATGAGGTCCCTTGTTTTAGCACTGCCAGATCATCATCCCAATGTGATCGCTCCTCCAAGACTAGGGTGCGTTGCCCCTACAGGCAAGCCAGAGTCGACATTTCACCCTCCGTGCTTCCTGAGAGGCATGTGGATGCATTCTCAAACACTAAAAAGCCAATGCACGCAAACCAATACAGTCACTCTGGATATCGACCTATGAACCGCTCTCGTCGGGGCCTCATGCCGAAAATCTGGAGCGATATATATGTACCTCACTATTATTTTTTGCCGGCGTAAAACTGGTCGTCTTTCTGTAAGCGCTTACAACTTGAACATCGCCTTACAGGAGTCCAGCCAATAATAGAGAGACACCCATGAACATGCCGTCACCTACAACATCACCGAGTGACTTATCAGAAGAACAACATCTACCATTCTCCGCGGCCATGGAGTACCAAGGTGTGTTGTCCGACTACGACACACTTATCGCCGCTCTGAGAAAGCCCGATTTCTCATCAAAAGACCTGGAAACCTTCATAGTTCTCCAATCTACTTCCCTCCTCCGCGCCCAAGATAAAGAACCAGGCACCCTCAAGCTTGTACAAATGATCAACCATTACGGCATCTCCCCCTGGGATCCGGGAAACGCCGCTGAACATCGTGCGACGATTCACACCCTGGAAGAAAAGCGCGCCCGCTACTCGCTGCAACTGGACAGTGGTGTTGATATCGAAGCGATCAATCGCACCCCAGACAAAAAAGACCTTAAGCTCCTGGCAACCATCCAGAAGGCCTCACCGAAAGATGGCATGACCCTCGATAGCCTGATCGCTCAACTGACGGATCGGGACATTATCGACATCGTTAAGCGATTCCTCCCCGAATCACAAACTTCACTCTTTAGCCACTTCGAAAAAAACACCTCCCCTCGCCCGACCATCGAGCAAGTTCGCGCGACGCCGATGGTTTTTCTCGAAAAAATTCTGCGCTCTGCGGAGTCCCAGCGACTAGGAAGTTTATTGCTGGAAGGATTGAACTGGTACGGCGGAAAACCGGGTGAGGATGCCTCTGCCGGGGTACGAATCAAATTAATCAGTAAAGCCATTCGGCTCTGGACAAATACATCACGGAACGACAAGCCAGAAAACATTTCCGGGTACCCTTGGCAACAGCGCTCAAACTGGGGAAAGAGTTACCAGAACATCTGGGCGGAATTCGAGCAGCATCTATTCGACAGCAAACGAGCGTCCTCAATGGTTGAGGCCATCTTGCTCGCTCGCTTGTTCCAAACCGAATTTCCAACAGAGTTTCAAGTCTGCGACATCCCGCCCGACCTGCCCTATAGAAGTTCCGTCGTCTGGGTCAATTTCGTTCACGGAGTCACGCTCGCTGAAGCCATGGAGCCGGACTTGATCCAGCGCATGAGCTTCCAGCAATTGGTGGATTTTCCGCTTCGGCAGTCTATGCAAGCCAGTCCACAAGAGCTGGAACTCATCACCCTGTGCAGAATGCCTGCAACTCTCGAATGGGCGATTACCAATGGTGTTGTTACTGAGAGAACCGACTCGGATTACTCACTTGAGGAAAAAACTCAATCTATCAAGTCACTCGACGAACACACCGACGCCTTGAGAAAAGCGATCATTCAACTGGACGTCGACTACCCAAAAAGATTTTCTATCGCCGAGAGGGAGATGAGGACGTATTTCAGGGACTCTTTACGCTGGACGCCTGTAGGATTCAGAGAAGTCTTTGGCAACCGAACCCACTTTCCGTTCATCTCTGACGGGCGAAAGTTAATTGAAGACTTCGAATCCAGTGAAGCAGGTGGGTTTTTACGAACACCACCGCTACGGGACAAAATCTACACCTTTCAAGACGTCTACATGTCAGGGAGGCTGAACAGAAGCTGGCATATCACCCAGCAGGATGGAACACGCAAAAGCGCGTATCGAATCAGCCTCAACACAGACCGTACAATTAACTCCAATGATCCCAGTTTTCCTGCCGCACTGAAGCGAAAACCCCTGCCAGATGCGACGCAGTTATTTGAGGCGGAATTCAAAAGCTATCTCGATTTGAGTAAAAGCGCGTATCAAACACTACTGAAAAGCCTGCTGACATCACTCCCCCATGATGAACGCCAAGCCATAGAGTTGGGCGAGGTAAAGATCTACACCTTGAGAAAATCCACCAACGAGATAGAGCTAGAAGACGAGACACCCGACATCACGCTACCGCTGCGGCTTCGAATGGGTTTTATTCTGCATCTCTCTTACAAATCCCGGGCTTCCTTTTACGAATGTTTACCACGTGCAGGGATTATTAGACTGCGTACGGATTTTTTATTATCCATGCTTGGCGGAACAGTAAGCTCCCAGCTAACCCCAGTGCCCCTCGTTAACTTTAAAGCCGTTTCTTTTCGCCATAAAACAAGAGTGCCGTTTGATTGGCAAGCTCATGAAGCCGGTAGTTTTCCAAAGAAAGATGCAGTGTGTGAGGCAATTATTGATCAGTTTGGTAAAACATTTACCGCCCCTTCCATTGGCATCGAGAATGAGCAATCGGCGCGCCCAAGCGTAACGAGTTCCCGAGCAACGGAACTTTCAAACTACATTGCCGACCACTTTTTTTACCATGACGAAAAACTGCTTCATGCTTCGGCCAAGGGCGAAACCGAGATTGAGCGTATCGCCGCGCGCCCTCATTGGCTGGTCTCCGTCAAAGGGTTCATACCGTTTTGGGGAGGCATAGAAGACCTGCTTTCAGGCGACCCGAAAAAAAGGGTATGGGCCATTTTTGGTTTGATTGTGGATGCGGCCTCGTTCGCGCTTCCCTTGGGGAAATTCGTATCGGGCTCAGTGAAGCTGGCCTCCATTGCAGTCCGCTCGGGTGTACGCGCTGCACTTCCGCGATTTGGCGCACTGGCTGAAAAACTGCTTATTTCATCCGTACAAAACGCAATTCCTTTCTATGGCCTTCCGACGCTGGCACTACGGCTCTCACGCGGAACTCTGAGAGGTTTGTATGCAGGCGTTAAATTCGCAGCCAAAAAGTCTTACAACAGCTTGAAGCCTGCACTCGGTAGAGCAAACACGTACAACTTCATCGAAGGCTTGCCTCAGGTCAATGATCCAGGCCGCTGGCGCCCCCTCACACAGAGCGATCAATTGGCGACCTTTCGCGGACTCGACGATGTCCCTGTACGCAACATCGGCTCGACCACCAAGCCCGCACACTATTTGATCGACCCCCTATCCGCCAAACCCTATGGGCCTGTATTGAAAGTGTCGGAAAAAGAACTGTCCATCGGGCCATCGATGTATCCGACCGTCAGAGAAAACAGCGAAGCACTGCTGTTCAATATCCCCGAAAACACTCGCGTAAACGAAGTCCTTGAAATTGACGGCCGAACGACGCTGTTCATCGACGACGTGCCGTATCGACTGGACGGCGACGCCCTACGGCGCGCAGACCTGCGGGATGCCCGGGAAACGCTCAAGCCGATACCTTGTCGGCCACGACGCGCCCCAGGGTCCGTTTGCGAAACCAGTTACGCATGGCGCGATCCCGCTCCGACGCCGGCCGCCGGCACATTCGACGAAACCAAAGGCTGGGCTCCATGGTTCGGGGACAGTATCTATACCTCAGCCATAACGGGGCGCGTTCCGTTACTGAAGACCGTGAATTATCCTGGCAGGCTCATGGCTACGATCGAGTATCAGAAAGGGATTTACGGAAGAATCAAAGCGAACATCTCCGGCCGCGGGAGTCAATTTGATACCTTCAAGACCGGCGCTATCATTGTCCCGGCACTGGACGGTTCGAAACACTATATTTTCACCCGACTGGGCGCCGGCGATTTTTACGTCGCCGAGCGCTTTGCGGGGCAAAGCCTCACCGCGCCCCTGACTTTGCGCAAGGCAAAAACATCGCCCCACGATGTGGTAGAGGAGTTGAAGAAGGTTTATATCGGCTCGCTGAATGCCAATAACATGGCCAGAATTTATGGTATTAACCGCGTCGAGCGCGCCTTGAAAGCCATGGATGACATTGCCATACCGATCGGTGGCCATACCAATCCACCCCAGACCCTTAAACATCTCAACGTGGATACCAGCCCCGCGGAAGCCGTGTTGTTCGATCACTCGACAAGAATGATCGTGCGTCATTCAACCGACGGTGCTGCGACGTGGTCACTGTCCCGGACGGCGCCGGACAGTGCTCGTGAAACCACTGCTGAAATCTTCAATACACTCTTTTGCAAAACGGTTGTCACTGTGGAGTCGTCGGTTCGGGGCGCACCCAAGGCCTTGAAAATCGATAACACGATGCGACAACTGCAAATAGAGATCAGTAAAAAACTGAATAGGCCGATACACAGTTCCAGAAACATTGCGTTCGCCGAGATCAAGACGAAGGCCGGGGTGCGTGAAGTGTATGTCAGTGTTTCTGGCAATCAAGGGGACACCCATTTCCTGCCCCTGTTTTCCAGAAGCAGACAGACAAACGAAGTGAAAGTAGACGGCACCAGTTACTTCAACATAGATCATGACATCAACTTCCCGCAGACATCACTTAGCGTCTCCGATTCCGGCAAGCTACGGGCGATCCCTCACACCATCGACAACATCGAAACATACACACCTGCGCTCACGTCGCGCCCTACCTCACTGGACACCGAGAGCAAGCTCATCAGCGCCATACGAGACAAATACCCTGACCCTAAAGAGCTGG
It encodes the following:
- a CDS encoding EAL domain-containing protein, with amino-acid sequence MNQTRTLGTPRLLGIVWPFIAVVLFQALLGGVSLYVLSAVRGYVAGESLWSKGQKDAIYYLNLYADSRDEAIFLKYQKAIAVPQGGHELRLALDHQPPDIEAARVAILKGGNHPDDVSSLIWLYLNFRHFSYLEKAIDRWTVGDAYLLQLDEVAQEMHRRVADSQVTSADIKRWRDQILAINDAVTPAAKAFSDALGEGSRLILRLLLVTNLATALGLIALALLRTHKLLKQRHEFAEALQLEKDRAQITLQSIGDGVITTDVEGAIAYMNPAAEALTHWKAEQATGLPLAALFNLLDENAQADGFTLIEHILSGQLSGGSEHSKLIQRLDGSTVSVTLVGSPIRNAGKVSGTVLVLHDMTQERQYIANLSWQATHDALTGLANRREFEFRLEQALHNLTRHSGRHALMFLDLDQFKLVNDTCGHAAGDELLRHICALLQSGLREGDTLARLGGDEFGILLENCAPEAAEKIAESLRQTVQNLHFVWKGRPFVTTVSIGLVHVAQPPTTLEASLRAADMACYMAKEKGRNRVQVYHADDSELSLRFGEMAWVQRLHMALEENRFCLYSQEIAPLGHTERGGGHIEILLRLHDEAGRMILPDSFIPAAERYGLMTALDRWVVENVFKIIAQCKAEERKGPYAMCAINLSGTTIGDEAFLDFLREQFVNYSIPPEMICFEITETSAISNLGSAIRFINELKGLGCHFSLDDFCAGMSSFAYLKHLPVDFLKIDGSFVKDMLDDPINRAMVEVINHIGHVMGKRTIAEFVESPQIEQALLEIGVDFAQGYVIERPHLFTCDSLQSRPARPQPLLFKAPGTFR
- a CDS encoding deaminase domain-containing protein, translated to MNMPSPTTSPSDLSEEQHLPFSAAMEYQGVLSDYDTLIAALRKPDFSSKDLETFIVLQSTSLLRAQDKEPGTLKLVQMINHYGISPWDPGNAAEHRATIHTLEEKRARYSLQLDSGVDIEAINRTPDKKDLKLLATIQKASPKDGMTLDSLIAQLTDRDIIDIVKRFLPESQTSLFSHFEKNTSPRPTIEQVRATPMVFLEKILRSAESQRLGSLLLEGLNWYGGKPGEDASAGVRIKLISKAIRLWTNTSRNDKPENISGYPWQQRSNWGKSYQNIWAEFEQHLFDSKRASSMVEAILLARLFQTEFPTEFQVCDIPPDLPYRSSVVWVNFVHGVTLAEAMEPDLIQRMSFQQLVDFPLRQSMQASPQELELITLCRMPATLEWAITNGVVTERTDSDYSLEEKTQSIKSLDEHTDALRKAIIQLDVDYPKRFSIAEREMRTYFRDSLRWTPVGFREVFGNRTHFPFISDGRKLIEDFESSEAGGFLRTPPLRDKIYTFQDVYMSGRLNRSWHITQQDGTRKSAYRISLNTDRTINSNDPSFPAALKRKPLPDATQLFEAEFKSYLDLSKSAYQTLLKSLLTSLPHDERQAIELGEVKIYTLRKSTNEIELEDETPDITLPLRLRMGFILHLSYKSRASFYECLPRAGIIRLRTDFLLSMLGGTVSSQLTPVPLVNFKAVSFRHKTRVPFDWQAHEAGSFPKKDAVCEAIIDQFGKTFTAPSIGIENEQSARPSVTSSRATELSNYIADHFFYHDEKLLHASAKGETEIERIAARPHWLVSVKGFIPFWGGIEDLLSGDPKKRVWAIFGLIVDAASFALPLGKFVSGSVKLASIAVRSGVRAALPRFGALAEKLLISSVQNAIPFYGLPTLALRLSRGTLRGLYAGVKFAAKKSYNSLKPALGRANTYNFIEGLPQVNDPGRWRPLTQSDQLATFRGLDDVPVRNIGSTTKPAHYLIDPLSAKPYGPVLKVSEKELSIGPSMYPTVRENSEALLFNIPENTRVNEVLEIDGRTTLFIDDVPYRLDGDALRRADLRDARETLKPIPCRPRRAPGSVCETSYAWRDPAPTPAAGTFDETKGWAPWFGDSIYTSAITGRVPLLKTVNYPGRLMATIEYQKGIYGRIKANISGRGSQFDTFKTGAIIVPALDGSKHYIFTRLGAGDFYVAERFAGQSLTAPLTLRKAKTSPHDVVEELKKVYIGSLNANNMARIYGINRVERALKAMDDIAIPIGGHTNPPQTLKHLNVDTSPAEAVLFDHSTRMIVRHSTDGAATWSLSRTAPDSARETTAEIFNTLFCKTVVTVESSVRGAPKALKIDNTMRQLQIEISKKLNRPIHSSRNIAFAEIKTKAGVREVYVSVSGNQGDTHFLPLFSRSRQTNEVKVDGTSYFNIDHDINFPQTSLSVSDSGKLRAIPHTIDNIETYTPALTSRPTSLDTESKLISAIRDKYPDPKELDSITIATTMAPCDSCAIVMKQFSYDGNPDALGVIWK